The DNA segment TACAATCTGTCATACCCAAACCACAAACCCAGTCCAAGGCATTTTGTAGATCGGTTTGTGATGCACTTGGTGAGGCTACACACCAATTTGAACCACCCAAAAATGTCATGTTGCCTTCTGGTGGTGACAATAGAGTGCTGTCCATTGCCCCTACCACCACCATATCTACAAATAAAATATACAACATATTATGGTACACACACTAGAGATGGAATAatcaaaaacatataaaaatgtgttCAAAATGATTTTGTAAAGTAGTAACACTTATAAACTGTTAACAACATCATTGTATTTGTTTGGATATAAATAACACTTTGTACAACAAAGCAAGCATGCAATCACAACAATCCTAATTATCCTTTAATTGCTAAATACTATGTATATTTAAATTCCTATAATTATATTTAAACCAAAATGAAACTAATGGGCGAAAGATACTCACAGTAAACAAAAAAGTGTGGCGAGGAAGGCAACCTGATACGTGTAATGGTTTATGAAGTTTTTGGACGGGTTTACCTTAATTTtataaggcaaattggattttaGTAATCCAATCTTTAACCTATTGGTCGATAAAAATTCATATTGATAGTTTAACCATTCATACTGTTAACCTACAGTTTCGTTGTGAAGTGAAATCTTACTCGCATGGTCGTTACAGATTTACACTTGTTTTCACCCTATATCACTCACAATGATGATTATGAACAAGATGGGGACATGTACCTTGTAAGCAAAATCAAGTGTAAATGTATAATGATTATGTGAGTGAGATGACCTTTAACAACAAAAATGAAAGTTATGAGATTGATTGATTAAATTGGAAATACGGATTATAATGTTATAATAATTTGGATTGTTAAAATCTAACTTGCTTTTTAAACATGTGATTATCAAATCGAATGCAAAACCACAAAAAGAATGCACCAATCTAAAAAAAGTTATAGGAGTTTTACAATAAAATATAAACTCATATAACATTTCTATAGTATTTATGTAACACAAAAGTTAAAATTTTTACAGAAAACAATATATGCATCTATGGGGAAAATGAATATCAGGAGGACGAAAACTATTCATTTAAAAATCCCCTAAAACCGATTCATTTAAACACCCCCATGTTGATCATCTAACACTCATCATGCATGCATATGTTTTaaaacctaaaactaaaaaaatgattttttttttctttttgtcaaaaaaaaGTTGACTgtttcaaatttaaaatttggccTTGTCAAAATCTGGTTGAAAGGAGATGAATAGATATATACACCACACAAGTTACTTCATACTTTACAATTTACACACATTATATTATGTGTTATTGTACCATGCATTTATAGCATTAATATTCCTTGTGATGTACAAATTTCACAAGAAAAGTACAACTTCAAAAACCAAAATAACACGAAACCTAACACGAAACCAAACGAAAACGCTATATTTGTTCaaatataacttaaaaaaatagaaatattAACAATAGATAAAAAAAAGTAGAAATATTAACAATAGATAAAAGGAAAGGAGATAGAAGAGATACATACATAGATACGATAGTGCAAGGAGTGTTTGAAACGTGAAAGACATGGTTCAAGATGAAGACTAGACCTTTGAATTATTATGTGTATGGTTAAGAGAGAATGAGGGTTAAATGCACATCATCATTCAAGAATCAAGAGTTTTCTTCTACACAAATTTTCCTCTTtcactttttctttttctgatttgctttattttatattatattttcttGATGCTGGTAAATGTTAAAAGAATAACTACAGTATTTTTTAAAGATTAAATACATTAAATcaaattttattttttgtaatATACATTTTCACGCAAAATTATATATCTGGATTGGCCATCAAGTTATTAATATTATACAATACGCCAGCTAAAGGAGTAATTATTTCAGAAATGATATTTAGATCAGGTTATTTGTTTACATTAAATCGTACAAGTTTGTTCTCAATAATGAATATAGTATAATACATGTTATGTTATTTTGAAATAGCTATATGTATCTACATGTGACAATTATGtgtgtttaaaactattttgaTCATACAATGTTTACATATTGATCAGATTTTCCCTTGAAAGCTAATATGTGTATACATGTGACAACAATTTACATTATTCTtcatttttttacattttcatgaTATATGTTTTTCGAACTTATCGAGATTTTGTATAAGTTTGAGACATACTATTGCCGTAAATACATGCTTCACGCGTCGATTAACAACGCGTGATTGTaggatggtgatgatggtggcaCATGACTAGGGTTGGTGGTACGTTGATTTGTTTGTATTCAAATCATAATTTCAAGATGACTTCAATGGTGTCGATAATGAAATTTAATTCAAAACATAAAAAACGTGTGTGTATATAAAATTTCTCAAAAACTAtgaaaaaaaactatatattataattaaaagATTTTATTGTCCAAAGAGACAGATAAGTTTGTTAAACAGTTAAAAACCAAAGTAATAAAAGTTGGTTAAGGGTTATTTTATAAGTATAATTATTAGTAAGATTATATTCTCATAAACTTGTGTTCTTGTCCTTTTAGATAAACTACATTGCTTGCAAGAGTTATAAAGGACCTAAGCTATGGTGTCACAATCACACATAAACTTTAAAAGTACTTTACTGTTTTATCCTATTAACTACTTTACTGTTTAGTATTTATGAGCTTCTTTTGATTTCAACTTACATTTACTCCACTAAAATGTTCCCTAAAATAATCTACAACATccctaaatatattttttttctagtGTCACTCTTTTAAAATATTCTCTGTGACACACTttaataccaaaaaaaaaaaaaaaacacttaataAAACATAAAGAAGTTAATTGGGTCCGGTTGATTTATATTCTATCTTCAATTTGGTTTTTTGTCAAATCTAAACCTTCATCTCATGTGCTTGTGTCCCACGTTTCATCTGACCGACTCGACATATCTTTGACTTGGCCAAGTCGCTAGTCATAAATTCTTAAGAACCATAACATGTAATCGTAAACAATGAACAGAAGTCGGACCCTTGGGACCGTTTTAATGTGACTTGTGGGAACCATGGGTTTGGCCATGTTCAAAACAAGCCCGGTCCTAAATGTTTTAAGGCCAATCCTTTATGAACATGTCCCCAACTGAAAGTTTGTCCGATCTATTGTCTACATCAATCTTATAAAGCACCAAATTGATTGATATGTATAAAGGTATATGTAATAACTTTCTACCAGTTGTGCTTGTGGTGGGTGATATAACATATATACCAAACCACTAACATAGTATCATAGTATTTGCTTATTGAATATGAAACAGACAACACCTTATATTCAAGATATAATGATAGCTAGTAAAGTATCGATTGACTGTACCTAAACAGGGGCCGATTGGAACGTGGACATAAGAGACCGTAGGATGGTTGTCTGGCTTGCCATAGTTGACAAACGGTCGACGTATATTATTATATACTTAGACCATAAGTTAGGCATAAACATGATCATGGAAGTTATGTTGTTGCATGTTTTTTTAATGACATGATTAAGGGTATCAAACTTTTGAATACAGTTTGTGATGGTTTTTGAGATGTTTGAACTATTTAACCTAC comes from the Helianthus annuus cultivar XRQ/B chromosome 4, HanXRQr2.0-SUNRISE, whole genome shotgun sequence genome and includes:
- the LOC110936937 gene encoding glucan endo-1,3-beta-glucosidase 13 isoform X2, which gives rise to MSFTFQTLLALSYLYMVVVGAMDSTLLSPPEGNMTFLGGSNWCVASPSASQTDLQNALDWVCGLGMTDCNQIRPGGPCYQPDTLFSHASFAFNSYYQQNGNSDVACNFGGTATLTKNDPSYGKCKYVASE